A window from Actimicrobium sp. CCC2.4 encodes these proteins:
- the phbB gene encoding acetoacetyl-CoA reductase has protein sequence MAQHIAYVTGGMGGIGTPICRRLCKEGYTVIAGCGPNSPRKDKWLADMRSQGCMVHASEGNVADWDSTVAAFEKVRAEVGVVDILVNNAGITRDGQFRKMLKSDWDAVIDTNLNSLFNVTKQVIEGMIAQGWGRIINISSVNGQKGQFGQTNYSTAKAGLHGFTMALAQEVATKGVTVNTVSPGYIGTDMVRAIRADVLDKIVAGIPVKRLGEPDEIASIVAWIASDEGGYATGSDFSLNGGLHMG, from the coding sequence ATGGCACAACATATCGCTTACGTGACCGGTGGCATGGGGGGAATCGGTACGCCGATTTGCCGGCGGCTCTGCAAGGAGGGCTACACGGTCATCGCCGGTTGCGGTCCGAATTCGCCGCGCAAGGACAAGTGGCTGGCTGACATGCGCAGTCAGGGCTGCATGGTCCACGCCTCGGAAGGCAATGTGGCTGACTGGGATTCCACGGTGGCCGCGTTCGAGAAAGTCCGGGCCGAAGTCGGCGTGGTCGATATCCTGGTCAACAACGCCGGCATCACCCGCGACGGCCAGTTCCGCAAGATGCTGAAGTCGGACTGGGATGCGGTCATCGATACCAATCTCAATTCGCTGTTCAACGTCACCAAGCAAGTCATCGAAGGCATGATTGCGCAGGGCTGGGGCCGCATCATCAATATCTCGTCGGTCAATGGCCAGAAAGGGCAGTTCGGCCAGACCAATTATTCGACCGCCAAGGCCGGCTTGCACGGCTTCACCATGGCGCTGGCACAGGAAGTCGCCACCAAGGGCGTCACCGTCAACACGGTCTCGCCCGGCTATATCGGAACCGACATGGTGCGGGCCATCCGCGCCGACGTGCTCGACAAGATCGTCGCCGGCATTCCGGTCAAGCGGCTCGGAGAGCCCGATGAGATCGCCTCGATCGTGGCCTGGATCGCTTCCGACGAAGGCGGCTATGCAACCGGCTCCGACTTTTCACTCAATGGCGGCTTGCATATGGGCTGA
- the phaR gene encoding polyhydroxyalkanoate synthesis repressor PhaR, giving the protein MNSVKKVAERLIKKYPNRRLYDTQTSSYITLVDVKQLVLDNEVFMVIDAKTNDDLTRAILLQIILEEESNGSPMFSSEALSQIIRYYGHAMQGMMGNYLEKNIQAFIDIQNKLTENSKGMYEGKPFSPEMWTQFMNVQGPMMQGITSNYIEQSKSLFVQMQEQMQSQTKSMFGAFPFNPLDPANKK; this is encoded by the coding sequence ATGAACAGTGTTAAAAAAGTAGCCGAGCGACTGATCAAGAAATACCCGAATCGCCGTTTGTATGACACCCAGACCAGTTCCTACATCACGTTGGTCGATGTCAAGCAGCTGGTCCTGGACAATGAAGTTTTCATGGTCATCGACGCCAAGACGAACGACGATCTGACCCGCGCAATCCTGCTGCAGATCATCCTTGAAGAAGAGTCGAATGGCTCGCCGATGTTTTCCAGTGAAGCGCTGTCGCAGATCATCCGTTACTACGGGCATGCGATGCAGGGAATGATGGGCAACTACCTCGAGAAAAACATCCAGGCTTTCATCGATATCCAGAACAAGCTGACTGAAAACTCGAAGGGCATGTACGAAGGCAAACCCTTCAGTCCCGAAATGTGGACCCAGTTCATGAATGTCCAGGGGCCGATGATGCAAGGCATCACCAGCAATTACATCGAACAGAGCAAGAGCCTGTTCGTGCAGATGCAGGAGCAGATGCAATCCCAGACCAAATCGATGTTCGGTGCATTCCCGTTCAATCCGCTGGATCCGGCGAACAAGAAGTAA
- the rimO gene encoding 30S ribosomal protein S12 methylthiotransferase RimO, whose product MSSSSVVIPVAVVPATAPKVGFVSLGCPKALVDSEQILTQLRAEGYETAKSYDGADLVIVNTCGFIDAAVQESLDAIGEALHENGKVIVTGCLGAKKDANGEDIILKVHPKVLAVTGPHALGEVMDAVHIHLPKPHAPFLDLVPPQGVKLTPKHFAYLKISEGCNHRCSFCIIPSMRGDLVSRPIAEVMLEAENLFKAGVRELLVISQDTSAYGVDVKFRMGFWNGRPVKTHMTQLVEALGELAKQYGAWVRLHYVYPYPHVDAIIPLMNEGHILPYLDVPLQHAHPDVLKRMKRPANGEKNIERIQAWRAMCPDITIRSTFIAGFPGETDAEFEYLLDFLKEAEIDRLGCFAYSPVEGATANALDNPVPEELREERRGRVMLLQEQISTKRLKAKVGKTLRVLIDALDGSGGVGRSSADAPEIDGVVYVKPPFEPHRKLKVGDFVEVEITASDAHDLWGEAQ is encoded by the coding sequence ATGTCCAGCTCCTCCGTCGTCATTCCTGTTGCCGTTGTTCCCGCCACCGCTCCCAAAGTCGGTTTTGTCTCGCTCGGTTGTCCCAAAGCGCTGGTCGACTCCGAACAAATCCTGACGCAACTGCGCGCCGAAGGCTACGAGACCGCCAAGTCCTACGATGGTGCCGACCTGGTCATCGTCAATACCTGCGGCTTCATTGATGCCGCCGTCCAGGAATCGCTGGACGCCATCGGCGAGGCGCTGCACGAAAACGGCAAGGTCATCGTCACCGGTTGCCTCGGTGCGAAGAAGGATGCCAACGGCGAGGACATCATCCTCAAAGTCCATCCGAAAGTGCTGGCCGTGACCGGTCCGCATGCGCTCGGCGAAGTCATGGATGCAGTCCACATTCATCTGCCAAAACCGCATGCGCCATTCCTGGATCTGGTGCCACCGCAAGGCGTCAAGCTGACGCCCAAGCATTTTGCGTATCTGAAGATTTCCGAAGGCTGTAACCACCGCTGCAGTTTCTGCATCATCCCATCGATGCGCGGCGACCTCGTGTCGCGCCCGATCGCCGAAGTCATGCTCGAAGCCGAAAACCTGTTCAAGGCCGGCGTGCGCGAACTGCTGGTGATCTCGCAAGACACCAGCGCGTATGGCGTCGATGTCAAATTCCGCATGGGATTCTGGAATGGCCGTCCGGTCAAGACCCACATGACGCAGCTGGTCGAAGCGCTCGGCGAACTGGCCAAGCAATATGGCGCGTGGGTGCGCCTGCATTACGTCTACCCGTATCCGCATGTCGACGCGATCATCCCGCTGATGAACGAAGGGCACATCCTGCCGTACCTCGACGTGCCATTGCAGCATGCGCATCCCGATGTCCTCAAGCGCATGAAGCGTCCTGCCAACGGCGAAAAAAACATCGAGCGCATCCAGGCCTGGCGCGCGATGTGTCCCGACATCACGATCCGGTCGACCTTCATCGCCGGTTTTCCGGGCGAGACCGACGCCGAGTTCGAGTACCTGCTGGACTTCCTGAAAGAAGCCGAGATTGACCGGCTGGGTTGCTTTGCCTACTCGCCGGTCGAAGGCGCGACCGCCAATGCGCTTGATAATCCGGTGCCGGAAGAACTGCGCGAAGAACGCCGCGGCCGCGTGATGCTGCTGCAGGAACAGATTTCGACGAAGCGTCTCAAGGCCAAGGTGGGCAAGACCCTGCGCGTGCTCATCGATGCACTCGACGGCAGTGGCGGAGTTGGTCGCTCGTCGGCCGATGCGCCTGAAATCGATGGCGTCGTGTA